TTACCTTGGTGCCATCATTTTAGCTTCAACCATCACACCTCTCTTATTGGCTTTTTCATGGGCAGGGGAAACGTATGCATGGGATTCTGCAGTTATTATTGGCCTGTTTAGTTGGTCTGTAGTGGCGTTAAGTGTATTTGTTTATGTGGAACAGAGAGCGAAAAATCCTGTGATCCCACTACACTTGTTTAAAAATAGTATTTTTACGATTTCAAATGTCAGTGGACTATTAATGGGGATGGGCATGTTTGGTGCTATTATGTATATGCCATTCTTTATTCAAGGCGTTATGGGCATATCGGCTACGAAGTCAGGATTTGTCATGATGTCGATGATGCTTAGTATGGTCATCACGAGTACAGTAGGTGGTCAACTGATTACGAAAACAGGGCGATATAAGGTTTTTGCCATTGCAGGACTACTTATCATGGGAATAGGGATGTTCTCGATGTCCCAGATGAATGTAGACACTACATTAATTGGAGCGGTTCGAAACTTGATGATTGTCGGATTAGGTTTAGGACTTAGTTTCCCAGTTTTAACGCTAACCGTGCAAAATGCTGTTGATTATAAATATTTAGGTGTAGCCACATCGGCTTCGCAGTTTTTCCGCCAAGCAGGAGGAACCATTGGCGTATCGATTATGGGGGCGATTATGAATCGCATTATGACGAATGAAATGCAAAGTCTATCGATTTCTTCTGGTCAAACTTCTCAGCTAGACACTGTGAAAGCAATTGAAGATCCTCAAGTATTGATGGATCCAGATAAGATTAATCAGATTAAAGAAACTGTTCCTAATGAGATGTTACCTGTATTTAACCAGGTTATTGATAAGGTGCAGATTGTGTTAAGTACTGCATTAGGTGGTTCATTTCTGTTTGGGACGTTTGTTTTGGGAGTAGCTCTAGTGCTAATTTTATTCTTAAAGGAAATTCCTTTACGCATGACGAATAAAACTGATGAAGAATCTGCCAATGAGAATACTCATGAGGGCAATGTTCAAGAGTCTGAGGCTACAGTATAAACAAAGCCCCACTGATTATCCGAATTCAGTGGGGCTTTTTAGTATTTTTATTTTAAAATAGACTCTATAGCTTTTGCTACACCGTGCTCTTCATTTGTAGCCGTTACCCAGTTTGCTTCTTTTTTCACAACATCTTGCGCATTTCCCATTGCTACGCCATAGCCTGCCTCGTGAATCATCGCTATATCATTTAAGCTGTCTCCAATAGCCATAACATGATCCATGGAAAGGTCGAGCCACTTCGATACTTTTCGAAGTGCAGTTGCTTTATTAATTCCAACAGGATTTACCTCAATATTGGTTAAGCTTGAGTTGGTCACTTCGAACGTACCTTTTTCTTTTATTTCATTCATTACAGTTTCTCGAAGTTCGTCATCATGTATCTCAAATCCGAATTTGATCCAGTCGTAATCCTCTACTTCTTTTTCGAAAGGAAGTTGGCTACTAAAGCGGCCTTGTACGGTTGAGGACCAGAAAGCTACATTGTGTCGATTCGTAAGTTCCCATAGGTGCTGAACATCTTCCATAGGGAGGGTATTCCGTTCAACAAGGGTAAAATCCTGATCGTAGATTTCTCCTCCATTGATGGTGACAAGGTAGGCAGATTCTCCAAGTGTCGTAATAATATCTTTACAGGTGGACAAGGCTCTGCCTGTGCTAATGACGACATGGATGCCTTGTTCTTTCGCTTTATGAATGGCGTTACGATTTTCTTCAGATATTTCATGATGTTTATTTAGTAACGTACCGTCCATATCTATCGCGACTAATTTAATATCTTTTTGCATGTGTTCTTGTCCTCCTTTTGTCCAACAAACAACCACTCTTATTCTAATACAAAAATCTTAATACGGGTAGGGTTGAGAGCAAGAACTTGTTTATGTCCTATATTAGAAGCAAGTTGTTGAATCTTTTACACGTGTTTCATTCTCAAGTAGTATATACGTAAACGAATGGAAAATGGAGGAGAATGCATGCCACAACAGCAGAGAAAGATAGCTGCGATTCAATTCAATCCGAAGTTAAACCGTCGAAATGCCAATATTAAGGAATTGAATGGGTTAGTCCGTGAGGCAGCTGAAAATGGAGCAGAGCTGATTGTAACACCAGAGATGGCTACAACAGGGTACCATTATCTTGATCGTTCTGCTATATCCCCATATGTTGATACAATCCCTGGACTTACCACAGCTCAGTTCAGTGAAATCGCTAAAGCATATCAGACTCATATTGTCATTGGAATGGCTGAGTTGGATAGTGAAACAGGTCTCTATTATAATTCGGCAGCGTTGGTTGGACCTGAGGGATATATTGGAAAGTACCGAAAAATTCACCAGTGGGTGGTCGAAAATTACTGGTCCTGCTGGGGGGATATTGGTTGTCCAGTATTTGAAACAGAAATTGGGAATATAGCGATGATTATATGTCAGGACGCAACGTACTTGGAGTCTGTTCGTCTTGCTGCAGTAAATGGAGCGGATATCCTATGCTTTCCAACCAATTCTTCAGGAGCATCTATCTCAATGCTTCAGCATTGGGCAGAAATGAATGGCCTCTATATTGTGAGTGCGAACCGGTCAGACAAAGAAGAAGACTTTAATATGATAGGGGCTAGCGCTATTTGGGCACCTAACGGCGAAAAGATTGCAGAAGCTCCGTTCACGAGTGAAGTTACAGGATGTTCCCCTTCTATACTCTATGGAACTATTAATACGAGTGACTACCAGAATCACGCTAAAAGTAGAATGCTGGAACGAAGAATGGATGCGTATAAAGAACTCATGCTTTTTTTAGGTCCGTGGGATTATACGAAAAATACACATTCTCGATCGATAAAGGCAGCTACTCTCCAATATGAACCAATCATTGGGGATAAACAAGCTAACCTTAGTAAGGTAAAAAAACTGGTTAGAGAAAAAGTGGAGGGTGACGTCAATTTAATTGTCTTGCCAGAGCTTTCCTTAATTGGACCAGTAAAAACGATTAGAAAACAAGACATTCATCCTTTTGCAGAAACGGATGATGGCCCCACTATACAGGAAATGAAGCAGCTAGCACGTGAGGTAGAAGCACATATCGTGTTTGGATTTGCTGAACAAGAAATGCCCCACTTTTATAATGCAGCCCTATTAATCAGTCCACAAGGAGAAGTAATTGGCAAGCATCGTAAAATTCATTTAAATGAACAGAATGATAAATGGGCTACACCAGGTGATCGAATCTTCGTGACGCCAGTGAATGGATTTGGGCGTGTTGGGATGATGATTGGGTATGATGCCACGTTTCCAGAAGTTGCCTCTGTATTAGCGGTGAAACGAGCAGATATGATTTGTATTCCAGCGAGTTGGAGTGGAGAACACGGTGTGGAACTATCTATGAACCAACAGATATTTCCGCGACCGTACCCAAAAGGGACCGTGTCTACTTGGGATGCAGTGGCTAAAGGAGCGCAGGCTTATACGATTGTATCGAATTTTGTGGGCACTTCTATAGAGTTTAAAGGACGAAGTGCAATCTACAATCTTGATCAAAATTATGTTCATGATCAAACGGTCATTGCTTCTGATAGCCAAGAGGAAGTATTAGTGAATCAATTCCATACAATGAAAACAGACTGGTGGTTAAATCAAGAAAAATTAATATTAACGAGACGAACATCTTATTACAAACCACTTGTTACGAAAGTCCCTCCCTTTTTATAGAGAGTGGGATAATAGTACTGACAATATTTTCTCAAATTTGACAATTTTACACGAAATTTACGAAAAATTAAAATAATTGAAGTGCTCTCATGTTATTCTTACAACTGTATTCAAAATATGGGAGGGGAATTTCATTGCGAAAAAATAAGCTATCCTTGAAGGTATTGTCAATTGCTGCGGTAACGTCAATGGTACTTAGTGGATTTACGGGAGTATCATCTGTAAGTGCAGATGATCATATGGACAAGAAACACAAGGAGAACAAACATCATAAGATTGAAAATGTTATCTTTTTGATTGGTGACGGTATGGGGCCTGCTTATACAACGGCCTATCGTTACTTAAAAGATGACCCATCTACAGAAATGATGGAGCCTACTGGTTTTGACCCATACTTAGTTGGAATGCAAAAAACAAACGCGGAT
Above is a genomic segment from Pontibacillus yanchengensis containing:
- a CDS encoding DHA2 family efflux MFS transporter permease subunit codes for the protein MEHLEHRQKVTIMIAIMAAMLFAALNQTIVGTALPVIVADIGGMDYFSWVFTIYMLTTSLTAILVGKLSDTYGRKPFILVGIGVFIVGALLCGTSVNIYQLIIYRGIQGFGGGMIMSTAFTAIGDLFPPRERGRWQGLMASVFGLSSVFGPTLGGYIVDTFKWNWVFWVFLPFGIVAFIMIYKMFPNIKSDEKTTVDYLGAIILASTITPLLLAFSWAGETYAWDSAVIIGLFSWSVVALSVFVYVEQRAKNPVIPLHLFKNSIFTISNVSGLLMGMGMFGAIMYMPFFIQGVMGISATKSGFVMMSMMLSMVITSTVGGQLITKTGRYKVFAIAGLLIMGIGMFSMSQMNVDTTLIGAVRNLMIVGLGLGLSFPVLTLTVQNAVDYKYLGVATSASQFFRQAGGTIGVSIMGAIMNRIMTNEMQSLSISSGQTSQLDTVKAIEDPQVLMDPDKINQIKETVPNEMLPVFNQVIDKVQIVLSTALGGSFLFGTFVLGVALVLILFLKEIPLRMTNKTDEESANENTHEGNVQESEATV
- a CDS encoding Cof-type HAD-IIB family hydrolase; the protein is MQKDIKLVAIDMDGTLLNKHHEISEENRNAIHKAKEQGIHVVISTGRALSTCKDIITTLGESAYLVTINGGEIYDQDFTLVERNTLPMEDVQHLWELTNRHNVAFWSSTVQGRFSSQLPFEKEVEDYDWIKFGFEIHDDELRETVMNEIKEKGTFEVTNSSLTNIEVNPVGINKATALRKVSKWLDLSMDHVMAIGDSLNDIAMIHEAGYGVAMGNAQDVVKKEANWVTATNEEHGVAKAIESILK
- a CDS encoding nitrilase-related carbon-nitrogen hydrolase; amino-acid sequence: MPQQQRKIAAIQFNPKLNRRNANIKELNGLVREAAENGAELIVTPEMATTGYHYLDRSAISPYVDTIPGLTTAQFSEIAKAYQTHIVIGMAELDSETGLYYNSAALVGPEGYIGKYRKIHQWVVENYWSCWGDIGCPVFETEIGNIAMIICQDATYLESVRLAAVNGADILCFPTNSSGASISMLQHWAEMNGLYIVSANRSDKEEDFNMIGASAIWAPNGEKIAEAPFTSEVTGCSPSILYGTINTSDYQNHAKSRMLERRMDAYKELMLFLGPWDYTKNTHSRSIKAATLQYEPIIGDKQANLSKVKKLVREKVEGDVNLIVLPELSLIGPVKTIRKQDIHPFAETDDGPTIQEMKQLAREVEAHIVFGFAEQEMPHFYNAALLISPQGEVIGKHRKIHLNEQNDKWATPGDRIFVTPVNGFGRVGMMIGYDATFPEVASVLAVKRADMICIPASWSGEHGVELSMNQQIFPRPYPKGTVSTWDAVAKGAQAYTIVSNFVGTSIEFKGRSAIYNLDQNYVHDQTVIASDSQEEVLVNQFHTMKTDWWLNQEKLILTRRTSYYKPLVTKVPPFL